A stretch of the Longimicrobiales bacterium genome encodes the following:
- a CDS encoding SRPBCC family protein, which yields MSKHFAFDPKLDFAIERFIDAPTRLVWEALTKPEHLKEWYMPRAWGRVSRAEMDVRPGGILSIDIATGDGQESPNLGCFLDVIPMKRLVWTSMLFPGYRPAVFDDIPITAIMTMEPVGTGTRYVFTALHRNEADLENNKASGFYQGTEIAVDQFVEHVIAMK from the coding sequence ATGAGCAAGCACTTCGCCTTCGATCCGAAACTGGACTTCGCCATCGAGCGGTTCATCGACGCACCCACGCGGCTCGTCTGGGAAGCGTTGACGAAACCGGAGCATCTCAAGGAGTGGTACATGCCCAGGGCCTGGGGGCGTGTGTCGCGAGCCGAGATGGACGTGCGACCCGGCGGCATCCTCAGCATCGACATCGCAACGGGAGACGGTCAGGAATCCCCCAACCTCGGCTGCTTCCTGGACGTCATTCCGATGAAGCGACTCGTCTGGACCTCGATGTTGTTCCCCGGGTATCGCCCGGCTGTCTTCGACGACATCCCGATCACTGCCATCATGACGATGGAGCCCGTGGGTACCGGCACTCGCTACGTGTTCACGGCGCTGCACCGGAACGAAGCGGACCTCGAGAACAACAAGGCGTCGGGCTTCTACCAGGGCACCGAGATCGCCGTCGATCAGTTCGTGGAGCACGTGATCGCGATGAAGTAG
- a CDS encoding metalloregulator ArsR/SmtB family transcription factor, whose product MVQSAAADEVFHALSNPTRRKVLEHLSVGPATVSELAAPFDMQLPSFVQHLSVLERSRLVRSKKRGRVRTYEIAPERFKVVEDWLTARRRLWEARLDRFDQHVEHLKEKESRS is encoded by the coding sequence ATGGTTCAGTCCGCAGCCGCTGACGAAGTGTTTCACGCCCTGTCCAACCCCACTCGACGGAAAGTCCTGGAGCATCTATCTGTCGGGCCAGCCACCGTGAGCGAACTGGCGGCACCGTTCGACATGCAACTCCCGTCGTTCGTGCAGCACCTGTCGGTCCTCGAGCGGAGCCGACTGGTGAGGTCGAAGAAGCGCGGGCGAGTGCGGACCTACGAGATCGCGCCCGAACGGTTCAAGGTCGTCGAAGACTGGCTGACGGCGCGTCGCCGCTTGTGGGAAGCTCGGCTGGACCGATTCGACCAGCACGTCGAACACCTCAAGGAGAAGGAATCACGCTCATGA
- a CDS encoding SRPBCC family protein yields the protein MKITVETLVNADPGTVWDAWNTPEHIEQWNSAQEDWHTTSSRVDLREGGTFSSRMEARDGSVGFDFEGTYTRVVPKQLIQYRMSDSREVKVEFVERPGGVLVTETFDAETENSPELQRRGWQAILDNFARYVEAGLRQRRE from the coding sequence GTGAAGATCACTGTCGAGACCCTCGTCAACGCCGATCCGGGCACGGTGTGGGATGCCTGGAACACACCGGAGCACATCGAGCAGTGGAATTCCGCGCAGGAGGATTGGCATACGACCAGCAGCAGGGTCGACCTGCGTGAAGGTGGGACGTTCTCGTCGCGGATGGAGGCGAGAGATGGCAGCGTCGGCTTCGACTTCGAAGGCACCTACACCCGCGTGGTGCCGAAGCAGCTGATCCAATACCGGATGAGCGACAGCCGCGAGGTGAAGGTCGAGTTCGTGGAGCGCCCCGGGGGAGTCCTTGTGACGGAGACCTTCGATGCAGAAACCGAGAATTCGCCCGAGCTGCAGCGCCGCGGGTGGCAGGCCATCCTGGACAATTTTGCCCGGTACGTCGAGGCGGGCCTCAGGCAGAGGCGCGAATGA
- a CDS encoding alpha/beta hydrolase, with the protein MMRRSLLPQWLRVVSVAGGLLLSATPALAQRGSVLHDVPAQPAPGARYLIYLHGRIIEEKGVRPTDERFGTYEYQQILDTLAASGADVIAEQRPQGTDFRAFGSHVADQVRRLLASGVPPERIAVVGFSKGGAIAIIASALLKDPGVTFVFLGACGDWVKGRDDVDVRGRILSIYEASDELGASCEPLFAQASDPGEPREVRIDTGAGHGAFFRPRPEWLGPVYRWVWRR; encoded by the coding sequence ATGATGCGTCGTTCCCTGCTCCCCCAGTGGCTCCGGGTCGTCTCCGTCGCTGGCGGACTCCTGCTCTCCGCCACGCCCGCCCTGGCGCAGCGCGGCTCGGTCCTCCACGACGTGCCGGCGCAGCCAGCCCCTGGTGCGCGTTACCTGATCTACCTGCACGGCCGGATCATCGAGGAGAAAGGCGTTCGCCCGACGGACGAGCGCTTCGGCACCTACGAGTACCAGCAGATTCTCGACACCCTGGCGGCATCGGGAGCCGATGTCATCGCGGAACAGCGTCCGCAGGGGACGGACTTCCGCGCGTTCGGATCCCATGTTGCGGACCAGGTCCGGCGGCTTCTGGCCTCGGGCGTCCCCCCCGAGCGGATCGCGGTGGTGGGGTTCTCGAAGGGCGGAGCGATCGCGATCATCGCCTCGGCGCTTCTCAAGGATCCGGGAGTCACATTCGTGTTCCTCGGCGCCTGCGGTGACTGGGTGAAGGGGCGCGACGATGTCGACGTACGCGGGCGCATTCTCTCGATCTACGAGGCGTCGGACGAGTTGGGGGCGTCGTGCGAACCGCTCTTCGCGCAGGCAAGCGACCCGGGCGAGCCGCGGGAGGTCCGCATCGATACCGGAGCCGGACACGGAGCGTTCTTCCGGCCGCGCCCGGAGTGGCTTGGTCCCGTGTATCGGTGGGTCTGGAGGCGCTAA
- a CDS encoding FAD-dependent monooxygenase has protein sequence MKPPCAVVGRQPRLSRTPGLAARPLRERTLRAHSEPGVAMTEHAVVIVGAGPTGLMLAGELALAGVDVAIVERRASQALPGSRAGGLQSRTIEVLDQRGIADRFLSEGQVAQVAGFAATRLDISDFPTRHPYGLALWQKHIERILAGWVGELKVPILYGREVTGFAQDDTGVDIAVSDGQRMRAQYLVGCDGGRSVIRKAAGIEFPGWDASTSALLAEVEMTEEPETGIRRTPSGMHAIGKVEYEIRGGEVIYGKGGTVGVMLTEPQVGNTDEPTLRDLSERLIAVYGTDYGVHSPTWITRFTDTTRQAAAYRDRRVLLAGDAAHAHSPVGGQGLNTGVQDAVNLGWKLAQVVNRTSPETLLDTYHAERHPVAARVLRTTMAQVALMRTDDRTEALRDTVSDLLSMDEPRKRFAAMMSGLDIHYDLGEGHPLLGRRMPDLDLVTANGPLRVFSLLHDARPVLLNLDEPGGFDITPWRDRVQVIDAGYPGAWELPALGAVVAPGAVLIRPDGYVAWVGDATTRGLGDALTTWFGPPAAA, from the coding sequence ATGAAGCCGCCCTGCGCGGTCGTTGGTCGCCAACCGAGATTATCACGAACCCCGGGTCTTGCGGCAAGGCCCCTGCGCGAGCGCACACTTCGCGCTCACTCAGAACCGGGAGTTGCGATGACCGAGCATGCGGTTGTGATCGTCGGAGCCGGTCCGACGGGGCTGATGCTGGCGGGCGAGCTGGCGCTGGCTGGCGTCGACGTCGCCATCGTCGAGCGCCGTGCCAGCCAGGCCCTCCCCGGCTCGCGCGCCGGAGGTCTGCAGTCACGTACCATCGAGGTCCTCGATCAGCGTGGCATCGCGGATCGGTTCCTGTCGGAGGGACAGGTGGCCCAGGTCGCGGGGTTCGCCGCCACCCGGCTCGACATCAGCGACTTTCCCACCCGGCACCCCTACGGGCTCGCGCTGTGGCAGAAACACATCGAGCGCATCCTGGCCGGTTGGGTCGGCGAGCTGAAGGTGCCGATCCTGTACGGACGTGAGGTGACCGGCTTCGCGCAGGACGACACCGGCGTCGACATCGCCGTCTCGGATGGCCAGCGCATGAGGGCGCAGTACCTCGTCGGGTGCGACGGCGGACGCAGTGTGATCCGCAAGGCAGCCGGCATCGAATTCCCCGGCTGGGACGCGTCGACGAGCGCGCTGCTCGCCGAGGTCGAGATGACGGAGGAGCCGGAGACGGGCATTCGTCGCACGCCCTCAGGCATGCACGCCATCGGCAAGGTGGAGTACGAGATCAGGGGCGGTGAGGTGATCTACGGGAAGGGCGGAACGGTGGGGGTCATGTTGACCGAGCCGCAGGTCGGAAACACGGATGAGCCCACTCTCCGCGATCTCAGCGAGCGGCTCATCGCCGTGTATGGGACCGATTACGGCGTCCATAGTCCCACATGGATCACCAGGTTCACCGACACGACCCGGCAGGCCGCGGCCTACCGCGACAGACGGGTCCTGCTGGCCGGCGACGCGGCGCACGCGCACTCCCCGGTCGGTGGACAGGGCCTCAACACCGGCGTGCAGGACGCAGTGAACCTGGGATGGAAGCTCGCGCAGGTGGTCAACCGGACGTCGCCGGAAACCCTCCTGGATACCTACCATGCCGAGCGCCATCCGGTCGCTGCCCGCGTGCTGCGCACCACGATGGCACAGGTCGCGCTCATGCGCACTGACGATCGTACCGAGGCGTTGCGCGACACCGTGTCCGATCTGCTGAGCATGGACGAGCCCCGTAAACGATTCGCCGCGATGATGTCCGGCCTGGACATCCATTACGACCTGGGCGAGGGCCACCCGCTGCTCGGACGCCGCATGCCTGATCTCGACCTGGTGACCGCCAACGGACCACTGCGGGTCTTCTCGCTGCTGCACGATGCGCGGCCCGTGCTGCTCAACCTCGATGAGCCGGGTGGCTTCGACATCACGCCATGGCGTGATCGCGTTCAGGTAATCGACGCCGGATACCCGGGTGCGTGGGAGCTTCCGGCACTCGGCGCGGTCGTTGCTCCCGGCGCCGTGTTGATTCGGCCCGACGGATACGTGGCGTGGGTGGGAGACGCGACCACGCGGGGGCTAGGCGACGCGCTGACGACGTGGTTCGGGCCGCCTGCTGCTGCGTAG